One stretch of Cohnella algarum DNA includes these proteins:
- the clpP gene encoding ATP-dependent Clp endopeptidase proteolytic subunit ClpP yields MNLVPMVIEQTNRGERSYDIYSRLLKDRIIFLGSAIDDDVANLIIAQMLFLAAEDPEKDISLYINSPGGSVTAGMGIYDTMQYIKPDVSTICVGMAASMGSLLLTAGAKGKRFALPNSEIMIHQPLGGVRGQASDIKIHADWIIKTKEKLNRIYVDRTGQPYEKIEKDTDRDNFMSAEEALAYGLVDKVISAPVSG; encoded by the coding sequence ATGAACCTGGTGCCAATGGTCATCGAACAAACCAATCGGGGGGAACGCTCGTACGACATCTATTCCCGGCTGCTGAAGGACAGAATTATTTTTCTGGGCAGCGCGATTGATGACGATGTCGCCAACCTCATCATCGCCCAAATGCTGTTTTTGGCGGCGGAGGATCCGGAGAAGGATATCAGTCTTTACATTAATTCGCCCGGCGGATCGGTAACGGCCGGGATGGGTATATATGATACGATGCAGTATATCAAACCGGATGTCAGCACGATCTGCGTCGGCATGGCCGCGAGCATGGGCTCCCTCCTGCTCACGGCCGGAGCCAAAGGCAAGCGCTTCGCCCTGCCGAACAGCGAAATCATGATTCACCAGCCGCTCGGCGGCGTAAGAGGCCAGGCGTCGGACATCAAAATCCACGCGGATTGGATTATCAAGACAAAGGAGAAACTGAATCGTATCTACGTCGACCGTACCGGTCAACCGTACGAGAAAATCGAGAAGGATACGGACAGGGACAACTTTATGAGCGCCGAAGAAGCGCTTGCGTACGGATTGGTCGACAAGGTCATTTCCGCTCCCGTCAGCGGATAA
- the tig gene encoding trigger factor produces MKTNWEKIEKNVGVLEVEVEAEQVAEALNKAFKKVVSKINVPGFRKGKVPRTIFEARFGVESLYQDAIDILLPSAYSEAVEQTGIYPVDRPDVDVEQFAKGQPFKFKAKVTVKPEVKLGEYKGIEVSAPDFEVSDEEIAQELERLQQRHAELVVVDEGPAQQGDIAVIDFEGFMDGEPFEGGKGERHSLELGSGTFIPGFEEQVVGLNIAEEKDVNVTFPEEYHAENLAGKAVVFKVKLHEIKRKNLPALDDEFAKDVSEFETLDEYKADLASKLKERKAKDAEAEKENEVISKASEAAEIDIPEVMIDNEVENMLKDFENRLKMQGMNLDLYYQFSGQDEEALKAQMKADAQKRVRNNLVLEAVAEAENLEVSDEELNEELENLSKMYNRPADELRAIFTSNGYIETLQSDLKVRKAVKFVVENSKTA; encoded by the coding sequence TTGAAAACAAACTGGGAAAAAATAGAGAAGAACGTAGGCGTCCTTGAGGTAGAAGTCGAAGCGGAACAGGTAGCCGAGGCCCTTAACAAGGCGTTCAAGAAAGTCGTCAGCAAAATCAACGTTCCGGGCTTCCGCAAAGGCAAAGTGCCGCGCACGATTTTCGAAGCCCGTTTCGGCGTCGAAAGCCTGTATCAGGATGCGATCGACATCTTGCTGCCGAGCGCTTACAGCGAAGCGGTCGAACAAACCGGCATTTACCCGGTAGATCGTCCGGATGTCGACGTCGAGCAATTCGCGAAAGGCCAGCCGTTCAAGTTCAAAGCGAAAGTGACCGTCAAGCCGGAAGTGAAGCTCGGCGAGTACAAGGGCATCGAAGTTTCCGCTCCCGACTTTGAAGTGTCGGACGAAGAAATCGCGCAGGAACTGGAGCGCCTGCAGCAGCGCCATGCCGAGCTGGTCGTCGTGGACGAAGGTCCCGCCCAGCAAGGCGATATCGCCGTTATCGATTTCGAAGGCTTCATGGACGGCGAGCCGTTCGAAGGCGGCAAAGGCGAGCGCCATTCGCTCGAGCTCGGCTCGGGGACGTTCATCCCCGGCTTCGAAGAGCAAGTGGTCGGCCTGAACATCGCCGAAGAGAAAGACGTAAACGTCACGTTCCCGGAAGAATACCACGCGGAGAATCTGGCCGGCAAAGCGGTCGTCTTCAAGGTGAAGCTGCACGAAATCAAGCGCAAAAACCTGCCGGCGCTGGATGACGAATTCGCCAAGGACGTTAGCGAATTCGAAACGCTGGACGAATACAAAGCCGATTTGGCGAGCAAGCTGAAAGAACGCAAAGCCAAAGATGCCGAAGCGGAGAAGGAAAACGAAGTCATCTCCAAAGCTTCCGAAGCCGCGGAAATCGATATCCCGGAAGTCATGATCGACAACGAAGTCGAAAACATGCTGAAGGATTTCGAAAACCGCCTGAAAATGCAAGGCATGAATCTCGACCTGTACTACCAGTTCAGCGGACAGGACGAAGAGGCGCTCAAAGCCCAGATGAAAGCCGATGCCCAAAAGCGGGTTCGCAACAACCTGGTGCTCGAAGCGGTAGCGGAAGCCGAAAATCTCGAAGTGTCCGACGAAGAGCTGAACGAAGAACTGGAAAACCTGTCGAAGATGTACAACCGCCCCGCGGACGAGCTTCGGGCGATCTTTACCTCCAACGGCTACATCGAAACGCTGCAAAGCGATTTGAAAGTGCGCAAAGCGGTTAAGTTCGTCGTAGAGAACAGCAAAACAGCTTAA
- a CDS encoding alpha/beta-type small acid-soluble spore protein: MADNNRNSNQLVIQQARAALDQMKFEIAQQLGIQIPQDGYYGNMLTKDTGRIGGNITRRLVEMAEQQLAGGSRF; encoded by the coding sequence ATGGCTGATAACAACCGCAATTCGAATCAACTCGTGATTCAACAAGCGCGGGCGGCACTGGACCAAATGAAATTCGAAATCGCCCAACAACTCGGCATCCAAATTCCGCAAGACGGATACTACGGCAACATGCTGACGAAGGACACCGGTCGCATCGGGGGCAACATCACCCGCCGCCTGGTGGAAATGGCTGAACAGCAGCTTGCTGGCGGCAGCCGTTTCTAA